In Bacteroides cellulosilyticus, the genomic stretch ATTCTGGGGGGTATCGGTTTCCCGATATTGGTGAATTTCAAAGATATAGTACTCCATCATTTGCGCCGCATCTGGAAATTCCTGCATACGTGGGAGTGGGACAGACATCGTTTTTATCATCTGTATAATCTGAATACACGGATTGTGCTGATTATGACTTTCCTGTTATTGGTGTTTGGTACGGTGCTTATCGCTGTTTTTGAGTGGAATCATGCTTTTGCCGGTATGTCAGTCGCTGATAAATGGACACAGGCGTTCTTTAATGCGACTTGTCCGCGTACTGCCGGATTTACAAGTGTGGATCTGGCCTCTCTGGGAGTACAGAGTGTATTGGTTTATATCTTCCTGATGTGGGTAGGTGGTGCTGCGCAGTCCACGGCGGGTGGTATCAAGGTGAATGCGTTTGCAGTAGTTGTTCTGAATCTGGTTGCCGTGTTGCGTGGTACGGAGCGGGTGGAAGTATTTGGTCGTGAACTGTCTTACGATTCCATTCGCCGTTCCAATGCGACGGTGGTGATGTCTATCGGTGTTTTGTTTGTATTTGTGTTTATTCTGACAATCTGGGAACCTCAGGCATCTGTCATGGCACTTCTGTTTGAGTGTGTGTCGGCGTTGAGTACGGTAGGTTCCAGTCTGAATCTTACTCCGACTTTGGGGGATAATAGTAAGTTGCTTGTTGCTCTTCTGATGTTTATCGGACGTGTGGGACTGATTACGCTGATGTTGGGTATCATTAAGCAAAAGAAGCATACGAAATATCAGTATCCGAGTGGGCAGATCATTATAAATTAGTAGTAAGTAGTAAAAACAGAATTTATGAAGTATATTATTATCGGTTTAGGAAATTACGGACACATGCTTGCCGAAGAACTGTCTGTATTGGGACATGAAGTAATTGGGGCGGATGTGAGTGCAAGCCGCGTAGACAGTATCAAAGAAAAGATTGCTACGGCTTTTGTGTTGGATGCAACAGATGAACAGGCACTTGCCGCTCTTCCCTTGAGCGGTGTGGATGTGGTAATTGTGGCTATTGGCGAGAATTTTGGTGCTTCTATTCGTGTGGTGGCTTTGCTGAAACAACAAAAAGTGGCTCATATTTATGCGCGGGCTATTGATAATGTCCATCGTTCCGTGCTTGAGGCTTTTGATTTGGAACGGATTCTTACTCCGGAGGAAGATGCAGCCCGTGGTTTGGTACATCTGTTGGAGTTTGGTTCCAATATGGAAACCTTCCGGGTAGATACGGATTACTATGTGGTGAAGTTCGCTGTGCCGGAAAAGATGATAGGATATTATGCCAATGAATTGAATCTGGACAAGGAATTTGGCTTGAAACTGTTGGCGCTGAAGCGTGCCAAGACGTTGAAAAACTGTCTGGGTATTTCATTTACCGAACATGATGTGATGAATGAATTACCTGAAAATGACCAGGTACAGGCGGGTGATGAATTGGTTTGTTACGGACGCTATAAGGACTTTCAGAAATTCTGGAAAGCGATGTAAAAGGAATCTTTGCTATAACAGGTATATGTAGGGGATTATTATTGTCCCCTTCGCCTTTTCCTGTCATTGATAATGTCGTTCATATTCTCTTGTGCCCATGAAATCAGGGAGTTGATATGTGGCAACAGAGACATGGCCCTTTCCGTCAGCGAATATTCCACTTTAGGCGGCACTTGAGCGTAAATCTGTCTTCTCACAAGTCCGTCTTCTTCTAATGTGCGGAGTGTAACGGTCAGCATCTTTTGTGAAATGTCCGGTATCGTCTTCTGTAACTCATTAAACCGCATTACGGGGGCTTGTGTCAAGGTAAATAGTGTCAGAATAGACCATTTATCACTGATGCGGGCCAGTATCATCCGGATAGGGCAATCAGCATAAGAGCCATTTTGTATATCTGTTCTATTCATATTGCTTTGATTTCTAAAACACTCTACAAAAGTAACTAATATGCCGATTGTATGCAAATTATCTTATAATTTGTTGGAGGCTTAACTTATTAAACTTATTTGGGTCTTCTGACTTCATTCATCGCTAATCGTCGTAATCACCGTTTGGGTCAGAATTGTATCTTTTTTTACAGATGAACTATAAGCAGCTATAGTAGCACTATTTGCTCCATCCTTTTTTTCGCCTCTCATCAGAGTCATTTTCAGATTCTCTGTTTCTACTTCTACAATGGATACGGTAGGCTTTGTTAGTGATGTACCGTCCGGTAGAGCAAACTTTATGGTGATTTTATAATCTGTGTTGACTTTTTGCCCTTCTTTTTCCACAAACTCTGATGCGGGTATTCTTTTTACGGTCTCAAGTACTTCTATGTCTAAGGCAGGACAAAGTTTTTTGGTTATTCTGCTATTTGTTATTGCACCTTCTTTAGTTACAGTGAAATCTATTGTAACATCTCCTTGTATTTTCGCTTCAATCGCTTTTGAGGGATATTCAATATTTTCCCTGAGAAAAGTAAACATAGCCCGCATACTGTTGTGAGCATCGGTAGCGCTGCAAGTATGAGAAGTGGAAACTTCCATTTTTTTATCAGAACTTTGTGCCTTAACAGAAGTTGTGGTTTCGCAAATTAAGGTAAGAACAGAGAACAGTAATAATGCTAATCTGTTCATTTTTAAACTCTTTTTGTCAATCATGATAATGTTTTTTAGAATGTGATACATTAAAAATATTTATAATCTATGCTATAGCCGGTCGCGTCAACCTATATTTGTATATGCAGTTTGCTCATTAATATAGGCAGATAAGAATCACTGATCGGAATGGTGGCTCCTTCAATGCGGATTCTTTTATGTTCGATGTAGTTGATATGAGACAGTGAAACAATATAGGAACGGTGTACGCGACAAAAAATTCCTTCAAGGCATTCTTCAAAGTGTTTTAGAGTCAGTTGCGAAAGTATAGGTTTACCTTCTGCCCGATGTACTTTGACATAATCTCCGTATCCTTCCAAATATAGAATATCTTCTTGATTAATGCGTACAATCCGATTTCCGTCACGGAGGAAGATAGACTGATTGCTCAACTTATTTGTAGCAAACAGGGAGTTTACTTCCGTTAGAGAACGGTTAACTTGCTCCAGATACTCCATCAGTTCATTGAGAGTAGCAATATCCCCATCCAGAATAATACATTTCAGCATAATGTTTCGTTTAATTTATTCTTATCATTTGCTGCAAATTAAAGGAAAATATCAGCTAACAAAAGTTAAGTACCGGCAAACGGGGATTCTTTGCAGGTGAAGCGAACAACAGACCGGGGTGAATGTCTTTAATCCTCTTCTTGCATAATCCATTTTTTGAATATCGGAGTTTTCACTTTACTTATGATAATGCGTTCGGGAACAGGTATAAGCAAGTTGACGGAAAGCCGGTTGCCTGACCAGAGCTCTATGTCTTTAACAGACTTACGTGAAATAATGAATTGACGGTTGGCGCGAAAGAAGTGCTGTTGGTTCAATTGCTCATAAAGTGTATCGAGTGTGTAGTCTACCGGATGTTTTTTACCGTCAAAAGTATGAGCCGTAACTTTTTCCCGGGCAGTATAGAAATAGTAAATATCATCTACTGGGAGCGGATAAAACTTATCAGCAAACATAACCAACAATTTTTTCACTTCTTTCCGGTTCTCAATCATGGCATTAGTCCGCAGGATATGTTCTTTTCGTTCCATCGGATTGAAAAGGAGAAATTTGTTCAATGCATGTTCTAATGAATTCAGCGTAACGGGCTTTAGGAGATAATCAATGCTGCTCACCTGAAAAGCTTGTAAAGCATACTCATCATAAGCGGTAGTAAACACTACGGGAGCGGCAACTTCTACCTGTTCGAAAATAGTAAAAGCCAAACCGTCTGCCAGATGAATATCCATGAAAATGATATCCGGTGGTGATGAACTTTGAAACCATTCAATACTGTCTTCGATGCTTTCTAATTCGGCAACCACTTCAATGTCGGCCACTGAGTTTTGCTGTAAAATAGCTTTCAAGCTGTTTACTGCTGCTGTTTCATCTTCAATGATTATTACTTTCATACATTTATTCCAATATATCAGACAGTGGAAGAGATACTACAAAATATCCGTTGGAATTGTTTATCCGTATGCTTTTTCCGGTCAGCATTTGATAGCGCCCCTGAAGGTTCTTTAATCCTATCTTGTTGCAGATGCACTCTTCTTTTTTGGGGCGGATAGGATTGGATACGGCTAATAAATCTTCAGATGTTGTATAAACCTCAACCTGCAGGGGGTGTTGCATGCTGATGATGTTGTGTTTCACGGCATTCTCAATAAGCGGGAGCAGACTAAGAATAGGCAGCCTCTTCTGTCGGCAGCCTTCTGCAATCCGGATTGAGAAAAACAGCTTGTTTTCATAACGTACGCTGAGCAGATAAGTATAAGCTTTTGCAAACTGTAGTTCTTCATCAAGGGTGACTAATGTTTTGTGATTACTTTGTAAGATATAACGGAAAACATTGGATAGTCCTTCCAGGTATTCAAGTGTCTTATCTTGTTCGTTCATGCGGATTAACGAATTAAGTCCGTTTAATGAGTTGAAGAAGAAATGCGGGTTAATCTGTCCCATCAGTGCATTGTATGAGTTTTGTAGTTTTTCGACTTTTATTTTTTCATATTCCAGTGTCATTTCTTGCTTTTTATCAAGCAGATGGAGCAAAAGCATGCTTAGCATGATAGTCAGTAGGACAAAAATATGTTCTACCAGCAGAGGGTATGAATTGGTGCTTGAAAAAACGGCACTTACTCCCATCTGTGCCTTATTGGGGGAGCTTATAGAATCTGGAGCCATGTCTAATGTCTTTTTTGAGACTTCCGTTATAAAAACTGCGTGTTCCGTGAAATTATAGGAGGTAATGGCGTCATGCTTTTTTTCCATGATGATTATTTTCTTTAATGCAGGATATGCCTGGTATAGCCCGAAAGCAACGAATACAATAATTCCTATTGCAAACCCTATTGTTTTCACTTCCTTGCGCCGGAATATTATGTTTCCCCATTTATACATCCACCTGTAGAGGATAAATAAAATGAAAGAAAAGAGCCAAAACCATACTATAGAAAACCAGAAATCATATTTTTCTATTTCCCAAGTAATGCCGGATGCTTTTGAGTCCATTATCAAATCATAGCGTCGCATTAACAATGCAAAATTGGCAAAAAGGGTCAGAATCACTGATATGGTGAGCCCAATCAACAATTCATTCTTTGTTAAATGCCATATAATAAAATCATTTTTAGTTTTATTACTCTGTTTTTCGGGGAATGTAATATTCATGAGACTCTGTGTTTTTTGCAGGACAAAAATAATCAATCTGTTCGCTTTATTTCAAATGAGACGGTGAAACGGACAAAACAGACTGTGAATCGTCTCTAAAATACTACGTTTTCAGTATTGAGATATCGTGCATTTATATAGAGCAATCGGCATAAAAGTTATTTTGTATTCCTGTTCAATTTTAAACACTTTACAAAAGTAACTAATATGCCGATTGTATGATTCGTTGAAGTCGTTGGTTTATTAAACCTGTGTTCTGATATTTATTTTAGTGCAGTCCGCCCAACCATTCCACCATCTTCGGATCACGGTGGGAGAAGAAACAACTTGTCTTAGTGTCCAATGCCGCTATTTTCTCCATATCTTCTTTAGTCAGTTCAAAATCGAATACATTGAAATTCTCAACAATGCGTTCTTTACGGATAGACTTCGGAATAACCACTACATTTCTCTGTATCAGCCAGCGCAACACAACTTGTGCGATAGATTTGTGATATTTGTCTGCAATTGCCGCCAGTGTTTCATTTCGGAATAAATCGTTCTTTCCTTCGGCAAACGGTGCCCACGACTCAATTTGAACTCCTTTCCCTTTCATGAATGTTTCAGCTTCAATCTGTTGATGGAATGGATTGGTCTCCACCTGATTGACGGCAGGAACGATTTCATTGAAGAGAATCAGATCTGCAAGACGGTCCGGCATGAAGTTACTGACACCGATGGCACGAATGCGACCTTCTTTATATAATTCCTCCATTGCACGCCATGAACCGTAATAGTCATTGAATGGCTGGTGAATGAGGTATAAATCCAGATAATCGAGTTGCAGGCGCTTCATGGATGCTTCAAAGGCTTTCTTGGCTTTGTCATAACCGGCATCTGATATCCAGAGCTTGGTAGTGATAAACAAGTCTTCGCGGGGAACTCCGCTACGTTTGATAGCCTTTCCCACTGCCTCTTCGTTGTAATAGGCGGCAGCTGTATCTATGGAGCGGTAACCGGCCTCGATGGCATCATACACACATTGTTCGCAGAGGGCTTGGTCTTCAATTTGATAGACGCCAAAGCCCAGAATAGGCATTTCTATGCCATTATTTAATTTTACTTTTTGCATGATATATTTCTTTTTATGGATTTATTATAAAACAATTGATAATACTATTAATCCTCTGACATTGCAGATTATTGTATTAATTTAAGCCCTTTCAACCAGCTTTCCACCTGCGGACGGGAGGATGAGGCTTGCCCACCGCTGACGAGGAACCCTTTCTTGCTGTCTGCCTTACCGATGTGTTTTGCGAAATCCTTGAAACAGTTTTGTTCGCCGCCTCCGCCGTGCGTGCAGAAGGGGATTACTATTTTACCGTTAAGGTCATGGCTTTCCAGGAAAGTCAGAATGGGCATTGGCGTTGTTCCCCACCAGTTGGGATAACCCACGAAGATGACGTCATAGGATGCGATGTTTTCAACCTTGTTCTTGAGTGCCGGTCTTGCATTATCCTCTTTCTCTTTCTTGGCTACTTCGGTGCAGGCATGATATTCTTCCGGATACGGCTTGGCTACCTGAATTTCGAACATATCTCCTCCGGTGAGGCTTTTGATGTGGTCAGCTACTGCGCGCGTGTTTCCCGAACGGGAAAAATAGGCTACCAATACTTTCTTGTCCGTGGAGGAGCTCTGTGCTTGTACATTCATACCTAATGTTGTCATTACAATTACGATTAGTGAAATAATTCTTGTTCTCATGTTATTTCTATTTTAATGATTATTTTCCGACTCTTTTAGCCAATTCTTCCGGATAGCGGTCACCTGAGATTGGGATGGAGTTAAGCATAT encodes the following:
- a CDS encoding sensor histidine kinase, whose product is MWHLTKNELLIGLTISVILTLFANFALLMRRYDLIMDSKASGITWEIEKYDFWFSIVWFWLFSFILFILYRWMYKWGNIIFRRKEVKTIGFAIGIIVFVAFGLYQAYPALKKIIIMEKKHDAITSYNFTEHAVFITEVSKKTLDMAPDSISSPNKAQMGVSAVFSSTNSYPLLVEHIFVLLTIMLSMLLLHLLDKKQEMTLEYEKIKVEKLQNSYNALMGQINPHFFFNSLNGLNSLIRMNEQDKTLEYLEGLSNVFRYILQSNHKTLVTLDEELQFAKAYTYLLSVRYENKLFFSIRIAEGCRQKRLPILSLLPLIENAVKHNIISMQHPLQVEVYTTSEDLLAVSNPIRPKKEECICNKIGLKNLQGRYQMLTGKSIRINNSNGYFVVSLPLSDILE
- a CDS encoding aldo/keto reductase, which translates into the protein MQKVKLNNGIEMPILGFGVYQIEDQALCEQCVYDAIEAGYRSIDTAAAYYNEEAVGKAIKRSGVPREDLFITTKLWISDAGYDKAKKAFEASMKRLQLDYLDLYLIHQPFNDYYGSWRAMEELYKEGRIRAIGVSNFMPDRLADLILFNEIVPAVNQVETNPFHQQIEAETFMKGKGVQIESWAPFAEGKNDLFRNETLAAIADKYHKSIAQVVLRWLIQRNVVVIPKSIRKERIVENFNVFDFELTKEDMEKIAALDTKTSCFFSHRDPKMVEWLGGLH
- a CDS encoding flavodoxin, translated to MRTRIISLIVIVMTTLGMNVQAQSSSTDKKVLVAYFSRSGNTRAVADHIKSLTGGDMFEIQVAKPYPEEYHACTEVAKKEKEDNARPALKNKVENIASYDVIFVGYPNWWGTTPMPILTFLESHDLNGKIVIPFCTHGGGGEQNCFKDFAKHIGKADSKKGFLVSGGQASSSRPQVESWLKGLKLIQ
- a CDS encoding energy transducer TonB — translated: MIDKKSLKMNRLALLLFSVLTLICETTTSVKAQSSDKKMEVSTSHTCSATDAHNSMRAMFTFLRENIEYPSKAIEAKIQGDVTIDFTVTKEGAITNSRITKKLCPALDIEVLETVKRIPASEFVEKEGQKVNTDYKITIKFALPDGTSLTKPTVSIVEVETENLKMTLMRGEKKDGANSATIAAYSSSVKKDTILTQTVITTISDE
- a CDS encoding LytR/AlgR family response regulator transcription factor; amino-acid sequence: MLKCIILDGDIATLNELMEYLEQVNRSLTEVNSLFATNKLSNQSIFLRDGNRIVRINQEDILYLEGYGDYVKVHRAEGKPILSQLTLKHFEECLEGIFCRVHRSYIVSLSHINYIEHKRIRIEGATIPISDSYLPILMSKLHIQI
- a CDS encoding winged helix-turn-helix transcriptional regulator, whose translation is MNRTDIQNGSYADCPIRMILARISDKWSILTLFTLTQAPVMRFNELQKTIPDISQKMLTVTLRTLEEDGLVRRQIYAQVPPKVEYSLTERAMSLLPHINSLISWAQENMNDIINDRKRRRGQ
- a CDS encoding potassium channel family protein, producing MKYIIIGLGNYGHMLAEELSVLGHEVIGADVSASRVDSIKEKIATAFVLDATDEQALAALPLSGVDVVIVAIGENFGASIRVVALLKQQKVAHIYARAIDNVHRSVLEAFDLERILTPEEDAARGLVHLLEFGSNMETFRVDTDYYVVKFAVPEKMIGYYANELNLDKEFGLKLLALKRAKTLKNCLGISFTEHDVMNELPENDQVQAGDELVCYGRYKDFQKFWKAM
- a CDS encoding LytR/AlgR family response regulator transcription factor; the encoded protein is MKVIIIEDETAAVNSLKAILQQNSVADIEVVAELESIEDSIEWFQSSSPPDIIFMDIHLADGLAFTIFEQVEVAAPVVFTTAYDEYALQAFQVSSIDYLLKPVTLNSLEHALNKFLLFNPMERKEHILRTNAMIENRKEVKKLLVMFADKFYPLPVDDIYYFYTAREKVTAHTFDGKKHPVDYTLDTLYEQLNQQHFFRANRQFIISRKSVKDIELWSGNRLSVNLLIPVPERIIISKVKTPIFKKWIMQEED